ATAACTCAATTTTGTCAATGTTAAAAAATTTTAAAGCAAAATAATTAGCTTGTTTTTCTAGCTTGCCTATATTTAGTAAATCTTTATTGAATGCAGCTTCATAAATATTAGTGTGTAGTAAAGCGTGCCCTAACTCGTGGGCTAGTATAAATTTTTCATATTCTAAATTTAAATCATTTCTAATAAAAACAACTTCTGTATTAAAATAATCTCTGTGATAGAAAGATTCATTTCCCCTAAGTAGAATATTGTTTAAATCTAATTTAATTATTTGTATTTCTAAATAATCATATATCTCATAGATATTGTCAGTATTATATGTATCCTTAACACCTTCTAATATATTGTCTATCCATAAATACATATTTTATCCCCCACCGTTCTATATAAGTTATTTTTTGTATTTATAACTTATCAGTTTGAGTTGTCTTAATAGTTCATTTGCGAATTCTACAACTTCATCATCACTCATTTGATTTACGTCAAATCCACCAAAGCCCATAATGGAAGGTTGTTTTAAAAGAAATTGAACTGCTTCTTTTGGATCAGCAAAGTCTACTATAGATTCTAAATATTTAATTTTTTCTTCCTGAGTAGTAATTTTATCTAAACTATTATCCCATTCTCTTATTTTTTCTTGTGTTACGGGTTTACCAATTGTTTCAGCTAAATCCTCTTTAAAGAATAGTTCAACTTTCACATCTAACGCTTTAGCTATTTTTTCTAATGTTGGTATAGATGGGTTAGTTTTATCATTTTCAATATCACTAATGAAACCCAATGATACCCCAGAAACCTTTGACAACTTATTTACACTCATTCCTCTTTCTTTTCTTAATAATCTTACATTATCTCCTAACAAAATAAACACTCCCTTTAAATTCGTTGTTATAGAATATTATAGTGAATATGTTCGCTTGTGTCAAATGAAAAAATAAGACATATTTAGCTATTCGTAGAAAACGAAAGGAATATGATGCTATTCTATAACTACGAACTACGGTGAAACTTGTTCGTAGTTATCGAATATGGTACTATTCACATATAGCGAACAAGCAAAGGGGGGGTGAAGGATTTGAATATGATTAAATTTTTTAGAAAAGAAAAAGGTTTAACGGTAAAAAAACTTTCTGAAATATCTGGTGTAGCAGTTGGATATTTAAGTGATTTAGAAAATAATAAGAGTAATAATCCAACAAAGGAAGTTATGGAAAATATAGCAGCTGCGCTTGGACAAACTGTTCCAGAAATATTTTATCCATAAAAAGGGGGTTAACGCATGAATAAACTTCTAACACAAAAAGACTTGGCTGAGAGGTGGCAAGTTAGTGTAAAGGCCATAGAAAGCTATAGACAGCAAGGAATATTAACTCCAATAGAAGGAATACCAAGCATACGTTTTAATCCACAACACATTGCAGAATTAGAGGGTACTAGAATAGAAAGATTTAGTCCACTGGAGCGTAGACGTATGGAAAGAGAAATGGAAGTTCTTAAACAAGAAAATGAAAAGCTTAAAGGCATATTAAGCCAAACATTGGCTAACTTAGCACCTGTAATTAATTTGTAGCACAAGCTCTAGTAAAAAAATCATACTCCACTAGAGATTAAGGAGAGGTATTGTATCGGGAAATAAATTTATAAGGAGGTATGTATGAATAAATTAATAAACATACAGGATAGAAATGGTAAGCAGCTAGTAAGTGCAAAGGAATTATATTTAGGACTAGGATTAGACAAATCCAATTGGTCAAGGTGGTATCAAAGAAATATATGGAATAATGAATTTTTTAAATTAAACATTGATTGGATAGGGGTTCGTCATTATGACGAAGGCAACGAGATACAAGATTTTGCAATAACTTTAGAATTTGCAAAACATATAGCAATGATGGCTAGAACTGAAAAATCACATGAATATAGAAATTACTTTATCGAGTGTGAAAAAAGAATTAAAGAGCAGCAGAAACCTACATGTATAGAAGATGTACTTATACAGAGCTTACAGGAAATGAAGGACATCAAACAACAATTAAACCAGGTTAGTAACAATGCACTACAAGCTACTAGAAGGGCAGAGGAAACCAAAGAAGAGGTACAAGCTATAAGAGATGTGATAACTCTTAACCCACATAGCTGGAGAAAAGAATCTTCTAATTTAATAAATAAGATGGCTTTAAATATGGGTGGATATGAACATATAAAACCAATTAGGGAAAAAAGTTATGCATTATTAGAACAAAGAATGGGAGTACAGCTATCAATAAGACTTGTAAATAAACGTAGGAGAATGGCAGATGAAGGTGTTTGTAAATCTAGGAGAAATAAACTTAATAAATTGGATATTATAGCTGATGATAAAAAACTTATAGAAGGATATCTTGCAATAGTTAAAGATATGGCAATTAAATCTGGTATATAGGAGGTGAAAAAGAATGAGTAAAAGCACTGATATTTACAAGAACGAAGACAAGAAGATTGGATGATGAAGATTTCATATCCACCAAATTGACGGACATGAACATGAAGTCAATTTTGATAAATGAATCAGGTTTATATTCAGCAATTCTTGGAAGTCAACTCCCATCAGCAAAAAAATTTAAAAGATGGGTTACATCAGAAGTATTACCAAGTATAAGACAAACAGGTGGCTATGTATCAAATGCTCCTAAGTTTATAGATAACTATTTCAGCAATTTCAGTATAGATCTAAGAAAAGAAATGATAGTTGAATTAGAGGGTAAAATTAAAGAATTATTTATTGAAAAGGAAAAGATAGACCAGCAGTTATTAGATAGTACAGAAACTATAGACAAAATAAAAAATACTTTGTAAAAGATTAAGGTAGGGACGGGGGTGATTATAGATGTCACTAGCTGAGAGCTTATTTGAATATGAGAAAACTATAGAAACTCTAAAAATAGAAAATCAATCGTTAAAAGACAGAGTTACATTTTTAGAAAATATGATTCCATTAACATTAAGAAATCAATCTCTAAATTTAGAATTGCTTACAGTTTCTGAAGTTGCTGAAAGGTTAAAAGTTAATAAGAATTCAGTTTATGAATTAATTAATAAAGGTTATCTAAAAAGTTTAAAACTAGGATCTATTAAAGTTCCGATAGAGGAACTAAATAATTTTATTGAGAGAAGTAAGGAATGTGAAATAAATTTATAGGTGCTGTAGGAGGTATGTAATGCTAAAAACAATACTAGAAAGGAGAGTAGGACATCTCAGTAATGCAGAATTTGCAGTAATAATGCAGATTACAACAGATGATATTAAGTTTAACAGAATTAGTTTTAAAAAATGTTCAAGCTTGGATTATGTGTTAGACGTAGCAGAGAGAAGCGCACATATTTTTAAAAAATGTGCATAAAAGGGGGTGAGTAAAATTAAAGATTGTATAAACAGCAATATAGAAGATATAGTTAAACTTTATTTTAAAGGTTATTCAGTAAAAGAAGCTATAGGAATTATAAGAGAAAGGAGCATAAAAAAAAGCCCTTTGCAGAGGGCATAAAATAAAAAATACGCAAACTCATTATAGACCAAAATGAGTAAAAAATCAAATGGAGGTAAACGGTGAAAATAATATTAAATTCTAATGATATACACGAAGTTTTGAAGTTAAGTAAAGCTGATAAAGTAAGTTTTATCAACCAAGATGGGATAACTTATATAATTGCTCATGAACTGAAAGACATTAGCTTTAAAAACCAAGTAATTAAGAGATTATATGGATATGGTGAGCCAGGACAAGCTCTTATAAATATAGAGGTTTTAAAGCTTATTCCCAAAAGCGTAGAAGTGGAAATTACAGAAGAGTTAATCACTGTAGGTAAGAGAAAAATTAAATATAAACCTAATAGTTTAGTAGATAAACCTATAGAAGTGGAAAAAGCACTTACTACTATAGAAGGTAAAGAGTTAGATCACTTACTAAGTTGTGATTATGCTATGAGCAAAGAATGTGTTAGACCAACGCTAAATGGTATTTGTATAAATAACGGTAAGTTTGTAGCATTAGATGGTTTTAGAATAGCAGTTAGAAAAGGAGCTTTCCAGACTAAGGAGTCTGTTATTGTAGCAGCAGATATAATTCCAGCACTTAAAAAAGTTAAATATGATGAAGATGTTGAAGTTTTTTACAACGACAACCATGTTAAGTTCGTATTTGGTGATTTAGAGATAATTGGTAGTAGGCAGCTAGGAGAATTTATAGAATATGAAAAAATATTTCCGGATAATTGTACTACATCCACAGAAATAAAAACGAAAGAAATTCTAAGCATACTTAAAGATTACAAGAAGAATAAATTTAGGCTAGTAAAATTTAATTTCGCAGATGGTGAGTTAATAATATCTACAAACAATAAAACTATAACAGTTAAAGATAAGTTGCCCATAAATTTACAAGGTGAACCAATAGAAATTATGTTCAATGTTAATTATTTAGTAGATACATTTAGTAATTATGAAATTGTTACATTAGAGCTTACCACAAATGAAAGCCCAATGATGGTTAAGAGTGAAAATAAATTAGACTTAATTCTACCAGTAAGGTTGGTAGATAGATAATGGTAGCACTGGTTAAGTTTAAAGGTTATCAAGAATTTATGGAATACTCATACTTTACTGATATAGAAGACTTAAAAGAAGGAGATCCAATTGTAGTTCCTACAAATGATTTCTTTTCAGTTGGAGTATTTTCACGATACACAGATAATAAGCAGCATATTAAAAATGCTACTAAATGTATTGTGCAAAAGGTAGATGTTGAAGGTTATGAAGCTAAGATGTTTTTAGGGGGTTTTGAATAATGGATAAAAACATTGAAATTATTAAGGATATTTTGGCTAGAGCCATTCAAATTACAGTTAACCAAAAGCAAGATGTATCTTGGGAATTTTATCCCTTAACTAAAACCCTAAGAATATCCACTCCACTCAAAGAAATTGGGCTAATAAAAACATACTGGGTGAAAGTTGAAGATACTGGAGGTTTAAAAGCAGTTCAAAATGAGTTAATTAATTTACAATGTGAAGATTTAAATAATGATTTTTTAGGATTATAAGGAGGAAAATAATATGAAAATCACAGCAGAATTTAATAGTAATGAGGAGTTAATAAGCTTTATAAATACTTTTGGTGCTAATGCACTAAAACTTGAAGCTAAGGAAGATGTAAAAACAACTAAAGAAGTTAAAAAAGAAGCAACTAAGGAGGAGGAGATCAAGAAGGTAGAAGAACCTAAGGAAGAAGTAAAAAAACAAGAAGTTAAGCAGGTAGATCCACCTAAGGAAGAAACAAAAAAAGAGGATAAAAAACAAGATACTCAAATTACAAAAGAAACTATAAGGGCTGCATTTGCAAAACTTATTAAAGCTGGTAAGGCTAACGAGGCTAAGGAGATTACTGCTAAGCATGGTGCTAAGAAAGTACCGGATTTAAAAGAAGAAGATTATGCTGAAGTATTAAAAGAAGTGGAGGAATTACTATAATGGCAAAACATGCAATATTGAGTGCTAGTGGTGCAAGCAGATGGCTCGCTTGTCCTCCTAGTGCTAGATTAGAAGAAAACTATCCTAATAAAAGTAGTGAATTTGCTAAGGAAGGGACACTTGCGCATGAGCTTGGAGAGTTGGGGCTACAGAAAAATTTAGGACTTATAACTACAAGGAAATATAATTCAGAGGTTAAAAAGATAGAAGCTAATGAACTATTCACAAAGGATATGCCATATTATGTGGAAATTTATTTAGATACTTGTATGGAAAAGGTAGCAGAAGCTGAAGCAAAGACACCAGATGCATTATTTAAGATAGAGCAGAAATTAAACTTTAGTGAATGGGTTCCAGAAGGCTTTGGAACTGGGGATTTTGTAATAATTGCAGACGGAACAATGGAAATATGTGACCTTAAGTATGGTAAAGGTGTTCCGGTAAGTGCTATAGGGAATGAGCAAATGAGATTGTATGCATTAGGAGCTATAACAGAATTTAGTTTCTTGTATGACATAGAAAAGGTTAAAATGACTATTATTCAACCTAGATTAGATAGCATTAGCACTGATGAAATAACAACAGAAAAATTGCTTGAATGGGCGGAAGAATATGTTAAACCTACTGCTCAATTAGCTTATGAAGGTAAAGGAGAATTTTGTGCAGGAGACCATTGTAAATTCTGTAGAGCTAAAGCAGTGTGTAAAGCTAGAGCAGATAAGAATATGGAACTAGCTAAGTATGATTTTCAGGAGCCAAATGCTTTAGATTATGAGGATATAGCTTTCATTCTTGGTAGAGCAGATGAATTGGTTAAATGGGCCACAGATGTAAAAGATTATGCATTGGAAAAAGCGCTTGAAGGCGAAGAGTTCCCAGGTTGGAAGGTTGTTGAAGGTAGAAGTAATAGAAAGTGGAAGGATGAAGATAAAGTTGGCGAAGTACTTCTTGGACAAGGATTCTTAGAAAATATTATATATACTAAAAAACTTACTGGAATTACAAACATGGAAAAGGCTATAGGTAAAAAAGAAGTTAATAGACTTCTAGGAGATTATATTATAAAACCTCAGGGCAAACCTACATTAGCACCTGAAGGTGATAAAAGACCAGTTTATAATTCTGCAGAAGCAGATTTCAAATAAGGAGGTATAAGCATTGGATTTTGTTATAAATGATTTAGATTTACAAAAGAGCTCTACGTTTAAAATCCACCCAGACTTAACAGTTAAGCAGGAACGATATTACTGTGTAATGCAAAATCCATTTATAACAAAATATGATACAGAAGTTATATATGGTAGCAGTGTTAAAGTATTACAAAATAAAATCAGAAGAAAATATAATTATTTAAAGAAAAGGAGAAATGTAAAATGATAAAAGCAAAAAGAACAGGCACAAAGGTAACTACAGGAAAGGTTAGATTAAGTTACGCAAATTTATTTGAGCCAAGAGCTATGGAAGGACAAGACCCAAAATACAGTGTAAGCGTAATAATTCCTAAAACTGATAAAGAAACACTACAAGCTATCAAAGAAGCCACTAATGAAGCTAAAGAGCAAGGCAAAGGTAAGTTTGGTGGCAAAGTACCTGCTAATCTAAAAACACCATTAAGGGATGGTGATATAGATAGACCAGATGATGAAGCTTATGCAGGTTGTTACTTCTTAAATGCTAATAGTAAAAATAAGCCAGGAGTAGTTGATAAAGATGTACAACCTATATTAGATGCTACAGAAGTATACAGTGGCTGTTATGCAAGACTTACACTTAACTTCTATGCATACAGTGCAAGTGGTAATAAAGGCATTGCTTGTGGATTAGGTAACGTGCAAAAGCTAGAAGATGGAGAGCCATTAGGTGGATTTACTAGGGCAGAAGATGACTTTGAAGCAGTTGGAGGAACTGCAGAAGATGACTTCTTAGGTTAAAAAATATAGGGTGAACTTATCGTTCACCCTTAATTATACAGGAGGGGTACAATGGAGTATTCATGTGAAAATCATATTCAGAATTCATATGGGGAAAGATTTTTTATAGGTGATAAAGTAAGTGTATATAAGGAATCATCATGGTGCTTTAGAGGGAAAATAACACACATTACAAGTAAGGGTATTTATTTAGATGTTGGTGCAAAGGCAGACAAATATTTTAGAGCTAATGAAATAGATGAAATAAAAATTCTAGGTGATGAAAAATGAGAACACTTGGAATAGACGTTGAGACCTATAGCAGTGTAGATATAGCTAAAGCAGGTGCTTATAAATATTGTGAGTCTCCAGATTTTGAAATACTACTATTTGCATATGCTTTTGATGATGATCCAGTGCAAATAGTAGATTTTGCACAAGATGAAGAACTACCTCAAGAGGTTGTAGAGGCACTTGATAATCCTACAATATTAAAAACTGCGTTTAATGCAAATTTTGAGAGAAACGCTATAAGTAATGATATGTATTTCCCTAATGGTATGCCACCAGAACAATGGGAATGTACTATGATAAAAGCTTTAACGTTAGGACTTCCAGGAAGTCTTGATATGGTGGGTAAGGCTTTAAAGTTTGAAGATGATAAGCAGAAGATGAAAGAAGGTAAATCATTAATTCAGTATTTCTGTAAGCCATGTAAACCTACTAAAACTAATGGTAAGAGAACTAGAAATCTTCCTAAACATGACCTAGAGAAATGGGAGCTGTTCAAAAAATATTGTAAGCGGGATGTTGAGGTAGAAAGAAATATTAGAAAGTTACTAAGTAGATATGAAACACTGGAAGAAGAACAGGAATTATGGCAACTGGACCAACACATAAATGATAGAGGTATTAATACGGATTTAACACTTATAGAAAAAGCTATTGAATGTGATACAGATTATACTAAAAGATTAATGCATGTAGCGACAAAGCTTACAGGACTTGAAAACCCAAATAGTCCTGCACAAATAAAAAAATGGATATGTGCTAGAGTTGGCCATGAAATAAAAAGTTTAAATAAGACTAGTATTCCAGGGCTTATAGAAGAGGCTGAAAGCCTTGAAAAACATGAAGTAATACAAATGCTAGAATTAAGAAAACTTATGGCCAAAACATCTATTAAAAAATATGAAACAATGCAAAATGCTAGATGTATTGATGGAAGAGTTAGAGGGTTGTTACAGTTTTACGGAGCTAATAGAACTGGCAGATGGGCTGGAAGATTAGTACAAGTTCAGAACCTTCCACAAAACCATTTACCGGACTTAGATGATGCTAGGAATTTTGTTAGAGAAGGTAAATTTGATACTGTAGAGTTTTTATATGATAGTATTCCAGATACTTTAAGTCAATTAATAAGAACTGCTTTTATACCTGGTGATGGTAATAGATTTATAGTTAGTGATTTCAGTGCTATAGAAGCAAGAGTAATTGCTTGGTTTGCTGGGGAACAATGGAGACAGGAAGTATTTAAGAATAATGGTGATATCTATTGTGCTTCAGCTAGTCAAATGTTTAGGGTACCCGTTGAAAAACATGGAATCAATGGCCACTTAAGACAAAAGGGAAAGATAGCAGAACTGGCTCTTGGTTATGGTGGAAGTGTAGGAGCTCTTACAAGTATGGGTGCTTTAAACATGGGTTTAAAAGAAGAAGAATTAAAACCACTGGTAGATAGCTGGAGAAGCGCGAACCCTAGTATTACAAAACTTTGGTGGGATGTAGATAAGGCTGCTAAAAAAGCTATTAAGGAAAGAACTACTGTATGTATGCAATATGGCCTTAAGTTTATATATGATCCTGGAGTTTTATTTGTACAATTACCTTCAGGTAGAAAGTTAGCATATATAAGACCCAAGATTGAACCTCATGAAACATTTAGTGGGGATAAGATAACCTATGAAGGTATGGAACAAACAAGTAAACAGTGGACTAGAATAAACACATATGGTCCTAAATTAGTAGAGAATATAATACAAGCTACTGCTAGGGATTGTCTAGGTGTAACAATGCAAAGGGTAGAAGAAGCAGGATACCCTATAGTAATGCATGTTCATGATGAATTAGTAATGGATGTACCTAAAGAGTTTGGAAGTTTGGAAGATGTTAACTCTATATTTGCTGAACCAATAGAATGGGCTCCGGGATTACTTCTAAATGCTGATGGATATGAGTGCAATTATTATATGAAGGATTAAAACATAATTTGAAAATAATGCGAACTTGAAAGGAGAACTGATTTATGTTATTAAATAAACAGCAAAAAAGGGATAGCAAGAAATGTGATGATATGGATATGAATAGCGAAACTATGGACTGTGCAGGATGTAGCTGTAGTGTGTGTATAGCACAAATAAAACTAACATTTGATAAAAAGGAATTAGCAACTATTATGGGTACGTTAATAGATGCAACCATTAGTAGAAAATATGAAGTGGAAAACAAAAAGTATTGTTGTGAAGAAGAACTAAAGTCTTTGGAAACTCAAATTGATGTATTAAATAAATTAGCAGCTAAAGTAAGCAAAATCATTAATGATTAATTCACATTCCAAAGATATTAGGTTTGGAGGGTTAAAAAATGTATGAGATAACTATTAGAATACCAACAAAAAGAGTTGGTGTGATAAATAAAATACGTAATATTCTTAAAAGTTCATATGAAACATCAAACATCAAGGGAAGAGGCACAGTTGAGGAAATACAAACTTGCAAAGCTGGTAGCATGAAAGAAATAGGAATAACTTTTGAAATTACTGAAACATAACGAAAGCCAGCAACCTTAAACATGGAATTTGAAGAAGTTATAAAAGATATGAAAAAGGGAGTGTAAATATAATGGATAAAATTAGAGATATTTCAATACAGGAAGCAGTACTTCATGTACTAGATAATAATTCAGATAAACCTATATTAAATAATTATAGAATAGTACTTAATGATGAGGTATATAGATTTATTCTAAGTCATATTGAAAGGATATTCAAAGATAATGATTTAAAATATGCACTATTTAAAGAAAATCCTACTGTACTAAAAGAAACTAGCCAGAACTATTTAAATGGGCAGGTTGATTTGCTCAAAGCTTCAAAGTATATAGCTAATAGCTTATTTAGTTTTATGAAATCTGATAACAGTATACCATCTTGCAATTTATTGGTTGTATCAATTAGTACTGAGTATGGTCCCATGTTAGGAATACTTAAGCTTGATTATATTAAACAGTATACACATGATATTGATTTTATTAATGATAATGTAGTGATTAAAATAGCTCCTATAACAACAGGGTTACCAACTACTAAAAAAGTTCAAAAGGCTGCTTTTATTAAACCTATAAATAGTAACCAAGAATATAATCTTTTAGTACTTGATAAGGGTAAAATTAGTGATGAATATGGAGCAAGTTATTTTACAGAAAACTTCCTTGGATGCTTGTTAATTGATAATGATAGAGATAATACAAGAACTTTTATGAATTCGTTAGAGAGTTGGACAAGAGCTAACTTAGGAGAAAATGCAGTAAAAGCAGAACATATAAGAAGTTTTGCAAGAAATGAACTTAAAGAAAACAAAGAAATAAATGTATATGAATTTGCTTCAAAAATTCTACCATTTGAGGAAAGTAGGAAGAATTTTATTTCTTATATGCAGGATAGAGATATTGAGAAGATTATAGTAGATAAGGAGTATTTAGAAAAAAGAATTAATAAACTTAAGCTTAAAATAGACAGTGATATTGAAATTAGTATAACAGAAGAAGCTTATAAGGATATTAATAGATTTGAGATTAAAAATAACGGAGATGGCTCTATTACATTTATGATAAAAAATGTAGAAAAATATGCAGAGAAGTAAAAGTCGAGATTCTTTGATGGAAAAGAGGTGATACCTTGGAAGCATACAAAACAGAAGATAAACCCAAAATTAAATATGATGGATCCATAGCTATAGCTACTGGAAAAAGCAGAAAAGAAACCCATTGGAAAAATAAAAATATTTTATGGTCAGCATTAGTTGAGAAATTATCACATACTACAAGAACACTTGAAGCTTATGCGGAATATAAGAAAATGCCTAAAACTGAAAAAGACAGGATTAAGGATGTTGGTGGATTTGTAGGTGGTGGACTCAAGAATGGTCGCAGGAAGGCTGAGAACGTTCAGAATAGAACTTTATTAACATTAGACCTAGACTATGTTAAGGGCGATATATGGACAAGTATAGAGCTATTATGGGACTTTGCGCTAGTTATGTATTCAACTCATACCCATACAGCAGACAACCCTAGATTAAGGTTAGTTATTCCATTAAGTAGGCCAGTACTTCCTGATGAATATCAGGCAATATCAAGAATGGTAGCCAATGATTTAGGTATTGACCAGTTTGATGATACAACCTATGAACCTAGTAGATTAATGTATTGGCCAAGCACTTCAAGTGATGGGGAATATGTATTTAAAGTACAAGATTTGTCATGGTTAAATCCAGATGATGTACTTAGTAGATATACCTTTGGTTGGCAAGATGTAAGTTATTGGCCAGAGAGTTCAAGAGCTAGGGCAAAACTAAATAATGTTTTAAAGAAGCAGGAGGACCCATTAGAAAAGAAAGGTATTATAGGTGCTTTCTGTAGGACCTATACAATTAGTGAAGCTATAGCAGAATTTTTAAATGATGTGTATGTACCTGGTGCAGATGAAACCAGGTACACATATGCAGAAGGTTCAACTACTGGTGGTGTAGTTGTTTATGATAATAAATTTAGCTATAGCCATCATGGTACGGATCCAGCAAGTAATATTTTATGTAATGCCTTTGACCTAGTTAGAATTCATAAGTTTGGACATTTAGATGATGAAGCTAAAGAAGATACTCCAGCTAATAGAATGCCTTCTTTTACTAAAATGAGTGAGTTTGCAAGTTCTAATGAAAAAGTAATGCAGACTATTGGAAAAGAAAGAATGGAAAAGGCTCAGGAGGATTTTGGTGTTGTTGAAGATGAAATAGACACAGAATGGGTAAAAGAATTAACATATACAGACCAAGGAAAAGTACGAAGCACAATAAGTAACTTTTCATTAATAATAGAGAATGATCCATTACTTAAGGATAAAATAGCTTACAATGAATTTTCTAATAGGGCTGTAGTTATAGGTCAACTTCCATGGAGGAGTAAAAATAATAAAAGTGATTGGAATGACACTGATGATAGCGGACTTAGAGAATTTATTGAAAAATATTATGGAATAAGTTCTACTGCAAAATGTGCTGATGCATTAGCATTAGCTTTTGAAAAACATTCTTTTCACCCTATAAAAGATTATCTAAATAGTCTTTTATGGGATGGAGAAAAAAGAGTTGATACATTATTTATAGATTATTTAGGTGCTGAAGATAATAGTTATGTTAGAACAGTAACAAGAAAAATATTAGTTGCTGCAGTAGCAAGGGTTTTTAATCCTGGATGTAAATTCGATAATATGCCGGTACTAAGTGGGCCACAAGGAATAGGAAAAAGTACCATTATAAAAAAACTGGGTATGGAGTGGTATAGTGATAGTTTAACCACTGTATCAGGTAAGGAAGCGTATGAACAACTTCAAGGAGTATGGCTTTTAGAGATGGGGGAAATGATGGCCACAAAGAAAGCAGACATTGAAGCAACTAAACATTTCCTAAGTAAAACGGAGGATATTTACAGAGTAGCTTATGGTAGAAGGACAAGCCGATTTCCCAGACAGTGTGTATTCATAGGTACAACTAATGACAGGGAATTTTTAAGAGATAAAACAGGAAATAGAAGG
The DNA window shown above is from Haloimpatiens massiliensis and carries:
- a CDS encoding ImmA/IrrE family metallo-endopeptidase, translated to MYLWIDNILEGVKDTYNTDNIYEIYDYLEIQIIKLDLNNILLRGNESFYHRDYFNTEVVFIRNDLNLEYEKFILAHELGHALLHTNIYEAAFNKDLLNIGKLEKQANYFALKFFNIDKIELYGMSLEQVSIYLGLPYEVVKQF
- a CDS encoding helix-turn-helix transcriptional regulator; protein product: MLGDNVRLLRKERGMSVNKLSKVSGVSLGFISDIENDKTNPSIPTLEKIAKALDVKVELFFKEDLAETIGKPVTQEKIREWDNSLDKITTQEEKIKYLESIVDFADPKEAVQFLLKQPSIMGFGGFDVNQMSDDEVVEFANELLRQLKLISYKYKK
- a CDS encoding helix-turn-helix domain-containing protein, with translation MIKFFRKEKGLTVKKLSEISGVAVGYLSDLENNKSNNPTKEVMENIAAALGQTVPEIFYP
- a CDS encoding histidine kinase — protein: MNKLLTQKDLAERWQVSVKAIESYRQQGILTPIEGIPSIRFNPQHIAELEGTRIERFSPLERRRMEREMEVLKQENEKLKGILSQTLANLAPVINL
- a CDS encoding antA/AntB antirepressor family protein, with protein sequence MNKLINIQDRNGKQLVSAKELYLGLGLDKSNWSRWYQRNIWNNEFFKLNIDWIGVRHYDEGNEIQDFAITLEFAKHIAMMARTEKSHEYRNYFIECEKRIKEQQKPTCIEDVLIQSLQEMKDIKQQLNQVSNNALQATRRAEETKEEVQAIRDVITLNPHSWRKESSNLINKMALNMGGYEHIKPIREKSYALLEQRMGVQLSIRLVNKRRRMADEGVCKSRRNKLNKLDIIADDKKLIEGYLAIVKDMAIKSGI
- a CDS encoding helix-turn-helix domain-containing protein, translating into MSLAESLFEYEKTIETLKIENQSLKDRVTFLENMIPLTLRNQSLNLELLTVSEVAERLKVNKNSVYELINKGYLKSLKLGSIKVPIEELNNFIERSKECEINL
- a CDS encoding DUF2800 domain-containing protein, which translates into the protein MAKHAILSASGASRWLACPPSARLEENYPNKSSEFAKEGTLAHELGELGLQKNLGLITTRKYNSEVKKIEANELFTKDMPYYVEIYLDTCMEKVAEAEAKTPDALFKIEQKLNFSEWVPEGFGTGDFVIIADGTMEICDLKYGKGVPVSAIGNEQMRLYALGAITEFSFLYDIEKVKMTIIQPRLDSISTDEITTEKLLEWAEEYVKPTAQLAYEGKGEFCAGDHCKFCRAKAVCKARADKNMELAKYDFQEPNALDYEDIAFILGRADELVKWATDVKDYALEKALEGEEFPGWKVVEGRSNRKWKDEDKVGEVLLGQGFLENIIYTKKLTGITNMEKAIGKKEVNRLLGDYIIKPQGKPTLAPEGDKRPVYNSAEADFK
- a CDS encoding DUF2815 family protein yields the protein MIKAKRTGTKVTTGKVRLSYANLFEPRAMEGQDPKYSVSVIIPKTDKETLQAIKEATNEAKEQGKGKFGGKVPANLKTPLRDGDIDRPDDEAYAGCYFLNANSKNKPGVVDKDVQPILDATEVYSGCYARLTLNFYAYSASGNKGIACGLGNVQKLEDGEPLGGFTRAEDDFEAVGGTAEDDFLG
- a CDS encoding DNA polymerase, yielding MRTLGIDVETYSSVDIAKAGAYKYCESPDFEILLFAYAFDDDPVQIVDFAQDEELPQEVVEALDNPTILKTAFNANFERNAISNDMYFPNGMPPEQWECTMIKALTLGLPGSLDMVGKALKFEDDKQKMKEGKSLIQYFCKPCKPTKTNGKRTRNLPKHDLEKWELFKKYCKRDVEVERNIRKLLSRYETLEEEQELWQLDQHINDRGINTDLTLIEKAIECDTDYTKRLMHVATKLTGLENPNSPAQIKKWICARVGHEIKSLNKTSIPGLIEEAESLEKHEVIQMLELRKLMAKTSIKKYETMQNARCIDGRVRGLLQFYGANRTGRWAGRLVQVQNLPQNHLPDLDDARNFVREGKFDTVEFLYDSIPDTLSQLIRTAFIPGDGNRFIVSDFSAIEARVIAWFAGEQWRQEVFKNNGDIYCASASQMFRVPVEKHGINGHLRQKGKIAELALGYGGSVGALTSMGALNMGLKEEELKPLVDSWRSANPSITKLWWDVDKAAKKAIKERTTVCMQYGLKFIYDPGVLFVQLPSGRKLAYIRPKIEPHETFSGDKITYEGMEQTSKQWTRINTYGPKLVENIIQATARDCLGVTMQRVEEAGYPIVMHVHDELVMDVPKEFGSLEDVNSIFAEPIEWAPGLLLNADGYECNYYMKD